cacccatagatcagCCACATACACCCAAATCGATTTCATAAGTATTTAATTAGATTAGTTCAAAATGATGTTCAATTCACTCAAACATGCATAaatatacaaggtcaagcaatattACAAGGTCGAGCAATATACACCCAAGGACAAGCAATATTAGAACAGTTGCAACAGTTGATTATATTACATTATATgagttcagaaatatacacccaacaaattacgccatacacccaacaatcaaccatatatacccaacaaattactccatatacacccaATAAATTACGCAATATACACACAAAAATCAGTTAGGAGAAGAACTAGaattagaagaacagtaaaatctAGAACAACTTtgagaacagtaaaacctagaagaagttagaagaacagtaaaacctagaacaagaAGAATAGTAAAAACAGTAATATGAgatgtagaacaagaagaacagtaaaatctAAAAGAacttagaagaacagtaaaacctagttcttcgatttcgaaatcagaaacagaaatgtGGAAAATCTACAAGTTCAGTAAAACAGTAACTTACCttgaataatatttcttcattttttccGGTGATTTTGTATGGAGAGTTtcatcttttcttcttgatttcttttaatcttcGTGACGAGTACAAACGTCTCTTCAGAATCGTAATTTGTTTAGAATGTTCCTTGAAACATGACGGTTTGCGTTTTCTTTGAGGGAGAGTGCGCCATAATCAGTGTATTTTTGGAAAGCGTAACCGTTTGTGTGAGGTGCATGAGATTGACGCTCCATTCTAAGGAGTGAGTGCACGTGGGTTATTTCTGGACTAGGCCTacttgtaaggcttgtaagcTTTAAGACTGCGTTTGTTTCTAAGAACATGACAGGATAAGACACTGAGAACATGAtaggacaagacactgatggacagagacacaaaattttatgttcttgtattctgtttggtgataaactagaacaaattatgaaaattcaatttatttttatttttttattcaaaaaatttgagatgaaaaatataacaataaaaaatataattatgaaaaataaacaagaataatgaaagaaaaaaaataagttgtgtcccttgttagtgtctccgtgtccttcctgtcaggatggacacaaaatatactaattcagtgtctTTAGACACATTGTCTCTATCCATATCTCCTCTtccaaacacgattttgtgtctcagTGTCTCTGTCTCAGTGTCTTGTCTCTGTAAACAAATGTAGCTTaattgcttgtatgtgtagcaggccccttttatattttatcccaaaattataatttaaagccCATAAAAATTAGTTTCGTAAAAATTATTAGGAAAAAACTACGGTTTTCTTTGAGGGAGAATATCATTATTTTGTTGGAAATTTGGCACGACCAGAGGAGAGTGAACTGAGAACCCTGCGTTGcatcttttttttatcaaaatcattCCCAACGACCAATAAAGCCTAACGCCTAAAGTTGAATGAACGGAATCCAACACAATGTCGTTCCGTTCACACAATCGACTTGGCTCAGAGACCCTCCCCATGAGCGCCCATAAACTGCTGAGCTCCTGCCCCATTCTACAAAAGCCAGGTAAACTTGTCAACAAGATATACAAATAAGGAGAATATTTGTATATCTGAATGATGATTAATCTGTACCGAGCGtcctttatataaaatttaaagtcATGAGTTATGACATAATGCTGTTTCCTATTTCATCACTAACCTTTGTcacttaaatattttttgtcaacaaaaatgaaaacaaattaattaatgaatgattatttttcacaaatttagttatctttaataatttatatattattcgtattttttaaaattatttttatggacaacaaaatcttttaactactattttaatattttatcctttccttttctctttcctTCGTTTTCTTCCTCTTTACTTTTTTTGTGATTGCtatggtacgatgataaattcatacataccgatacgtttaaaatatggacaaataacaataagacatgtgaaatttattttccatgtcagcatttaattttttcttttttaaatgtatagtatatcaccacttttactaaaacacccttttaattaaataaaattaaaaaaacatttatttatttaactttataaaaatacttaaacatccttcctttatttgattagacaaaatacccttttaaattaatcatattttagaattcaattaattctaattttatagtttcaaaaatatatttaaaataaaaatatatttaaaaaaacaaaaaattaaaattattcttcatttgtgttaaacatattaaaaaaacaaaaaaccaaaaTTGTTCTTCATTTGGGTTTAGAAACCTTCTCGTTCACGCCCCTGAAGATTTcagtcttcttcatcttcttctctcctcttcctatCCTCTCTCTCTGCTACTCGATCTCTCTCATCTGTCTCACTGTGCGTCGCACGCAAGACGCCATCGTTTTGCTGGGATACCCTAGCCAATTATCCAACCCAGCAACCTTAGCTCCACACAACGGCTAAACGCGAACCCATCCATCCAATcaccctcgagctcctccttcctcTCTCCGTCATCGATCTCACTCCCTCACCTCCGTCTATCTCCCGCCACCGTCGCCGAAACGAGCTTCGAAGCCACCGTCGTTATCGTGCAGCTCTGTTCCACCATCGTGCAGCTACTGTTTCAGCTTTGAAAGCACCGTCGCACAACTCGGTTCCATCGTCACCGAGCTCGCCTCTTTTTTCCGTCATGCAGCTCTGTTTTATCGTCACCGGCGCTATCTCTGTTCCACCTGTCATCCCTTCGGTCGTGCCCTTGTCCTCTTCTTGCTCAGGATCTGCTCTGCTCTGTTCTAGGGCTTCTAGCTTCTAggtatttttttataacaattattgaataattgttgttcGTTAATTTGTAAACTTGTTATgggttgaataattgttgaataaGTGTTAATTAATCTGTTAATCTTACTGTTTTTACTGTGAATTACTCCATTGTTAATGATTCTGATAATTCATCGAAGAAGGATGTgtttgatgaggatgaggaaGATAAATACAAGGAAAGGAATCCAGGAAATAGTTTGAAGAGAAAAGAGAGTGGCAGTGGAGGAAAGTCAACCTTGGAAGAATTTATAAGGGAAGAGGAGAACAAAAAGGAGAAAATCAACAGGAAGGACTATTGGTTGCGTGAGGGAATCATTGTTAAGGTTATGAGCAAGGCCTTGGCAGAGAATGGGTACTACAAATAAAAGGGTGTGGTGGAATGATACCTTGGAAACTTCATGTCACCGAAAAACTCTTTCACAGTGGGTTAGCTCATAAAGTATGCTCTTCATTCATATAGTACTACCTTCAACATTTCGCTCGGCTATGGAATTTTCTactactattatttttattttggtttttttatttgaTGAGTATGATATATACTATTAATAAGTCAATAATGAAGTTCTAATTCTTGATTTTGTGAGAGATGTGGTATGTGTGTGTAAGTAAACATAATTATTCCAATTTTACTCTTTCTCTACTAAACTGTATTCTTGATGACAAaacaagagagaagaaaaaagctTGTCTTAGTTCTGTGACTGTCAAAGTAGATTATAACCAATTCTATAGTTACTTTTGTCTTTAGGCCTTACCCCTGTTGTGTGGAAACTTGACCAAGTATTGACCAATGAACTTGAAATtattcaacaaatatatcaaggcatcaaatggaattaaagttaattaaaatcaccaattttagggcttaaaaagcatgttttcacatttaagcacaaatcaagggagaattgcaaaactatgctatttcattgaataaatgtgagaaaaggtgataaaatctcccaaaataagcacaagataaaccacaaaatcgggattTATCAACCAAtcaatacatttttttttaattttaatgttttttgTGACTTCGACTCTTAAGCTTTATAATATTGTAAGTACTGAGTTGTTAACTTGTCTATTATTTCATATTTGGTTTCTTGCAGGCTATAAATCCTCTGGAGCTATCCATGGATGCTCTAAAGGAAATCCATTCACGATTTATGAAGACTTTCCACCACATCCACAGGAACAGATTTATGGTTTGCCACCGCATCAACCATGAAACCAACCTAATGGAGCTATAAGTTTGTGGGCTCAAATTATTACTTTAGTACTTCTTTTTTAATATAAGATCTTAAATATTCATGATTATATTTTCTACTGTAGATCTTGGAGGTGGAATCAACCAAATTCCAGGGGAATGTACTATTTCAGGAGATGTCATGTTTATGCTCTAGGAAATTACAATCAATCTAGATTTTTCTTTTAGGAATGGTTTTGATATGGCATTAgtgatgtttttattttgtgtgtTGCAGGTTAACCCTATTTTACAAGTAAGCAACATCTTATAATATGGCCAAAGTTGTGCTCTTTTTGGAACTTTGGATccaattttttattctttgttttacTAGTATATTTCATTTGCAAAGTAATTTCGTAAAGGTAGAAGAAAACATGTGAGAATCAGAGATTTCAATGATTTTTCAAGCATATCCTGTGGTCTAATACTTTATTCAGTGTGAAGGATGTAGTAACAAAGCTGCAAGAATATGTGGACAACATTAATCTCAACATATATAAGCTAGAAACACGGGGTCTTGTTTCAAAATATGTCTTTCCTGATGATGACTTAAGGGGAAGGTTTGACTTATTTATCCTCCACTATATATAGCTACTAAGGTTTGGTCTTTTTGTAGAACACTTGAAAACTCTCTTATGTTGAGTTACATGAACTAATATCAAATGGGATTTCATTAGGTTTTTTGAGTTGCGAAATCAATTAGTCATCATGCATGGTTCAGGTGCACAATGGTAAGTGGTGGTGGCCGTATTAGGCCTCAAAAGGATCCACTTAATAACCCCATTGATATGGTAGTTGGTACCCCTGGAAGGATTCTTCAACATATTGAGGAGGGCAACCTGGTGTATGGCGACATCAAATACTTGGTGAGTAATCCACAATCGACTAATTCCAATATGCAATAATTTGCTACAATAATGAATTGGtacaataattaatatatttgttcTGCAGGTCTTGAATGAGGCAGATATAATGTTTGATCGTGGCTTTGGTCCTGATATATGCAAATTTCTGGCCCCATTGAAACATCGTGCATCAAAGTCTGATGGCCTAGGTTTTCTGACCATCTTGGTAACCGCAACAATGACAATGGTATGCTGATCTGTGCCGTAATCTGCTAAGTAAATTTAAGGGAATAAAATTCTTACAAAGTGGTAgtgttttatttctttcttttataattGCATCACTATAATCTCTTCAATCTTCCTTCTATCATGTGAAGATATAATATTTCCTATTACAATAATATAACTATATAATCCAACACATGCTTGTGTTCAATTGTAATTTTTGGCTTTTCAGAATATACTACAAATGTACAATAAATAAAGTGCATTTATATGAATCCAGAAACAAAATATCATGTAATGATCTTTGTAAGGGGACAGTATAGTGGTTATGTTTTAGAATGTTGCTCACTCACCTTCCATTTGTTTACCCTTGGTTGAAATTATTCTATAGCTAGAAGTTAAGAGTAAGTCATCAATCTGACTTTTTTTTAAGTCTTATAGGCTGTGCAAAAGCTAATTGATGAGGAGTTTCAGGGCATTGTACATCTGCGACATTAACATTGCATAAAAGGATTTCTTCTGCTCGTCACAATTTTATTAAACTTTCAGGTTCTGAGAACAAGCTGGAAGCATTACTTCAGGTATCCTGCATTTTTCCATCAGTCTTCACGCCAAACACATTGatatttatggtttattttgggaATCACTGTAGTTGAATTAGCACAAATTGACTTTCTATTCATGTTAGGTAGTGGAATAATCGTCGTTTGTTGCTGGTGTTAGTTAGGAGTTAGGAGTTAGTAGATATTGGCATATTGGTGCTGTGCTAGCAATAAAAATACAACCTCTCTCTCCCTTTCATTTTTTAGCAAGTAAATATCACTACATTTCAATCTTTGTTTTCCGATCATGTGATGGTAGTTACTTGTGCCAAGCCGAGCAAAAGGCAACAAGGTGATGGTTTTTTGCAATACTTTGGACTCTAACCGTGCGGTGAATCACTACCTTGTTGAAAATATGATTCATACTATCAACTACCATGGGGAAGTACCAGCAGAGCAAAGGTGAAGTACAAACAAACAACCCCCCTAAAAAAGCACCCACACACACAAAAATTATGTTAAGCTACCAGGAAATAGGCATATTGTCAACTGTTGGAATTGTAGGGATTGGTTGGAAAATAGATTGTTGAGAgggaataatattaaatatattgtaTTAATGAGAATTCGAATAGTTGTGTTGATAAAATAGTCTTCATATCTTGGCAACAGTGAGATCTCTTATTTCCTACTCTTCCATATTCCCATTTACTTAATTGcatcatcaattttttttttgcttacacGGTTGAAAACCTCAATAAATTTAAGAATGACATTGATGATCGTCCAACATTAGTTTGCACAGACTTGGCCACTAGGGGTCTGGACTTGGATGTAGATCATGTTGTTATGTTTGACTTCCCCTTGAACTCTGTGAGTATCATAGCCATGGTTCTATAATTTGGGTCTGAGTACCTTGCACTCTTTTTTACTTCTTTCCTTGATATTACTTAGTTTCTCACCTTTACTTTCCCTTTCAATTTTTAGATCGATTACCTTCATCGGACTGGTAGAACTGCTCGTATGGGTGCAAAAGGTAAAATCTTATCATGTACTTCTCTGTACAGCcaaattcttatattttattttgttagaacAATAGCCCTAAACACTTAAGCACATGCCCTTTAAAATCATTGAAGAATGAATACTCTTTTTTATTGCAGGGAAAGTAACCAGTTTGGTTACAAAGAAGGACTTGATCTTGGCGACTAGAATAGAGGAGGCAATGAGGAAGAATGAGAGTTTGGAGGCTA
The sequence above is drawn from the Arachis hypogaea cultivar Tifrunner chromosome 4, arahy.Tifrunner.gnm2.J5K5, whole genome shotgun sequence genome and encodes:
- the LOC112794947 gene encoding DEAD-box ATP-dependent RNA helicase 39-like, translated to MFDFPLNSIDYLHRTGRTARMGAKGKVTSLVTKKDLILATRIEEAMRKNESLEAIMKEGVRRDIARTQVNGQSGKDRKLVKVSKVKNNPGGRASLGNK